One genomic segment of Belonocnema kinseyi isolate 2016_QV_RU_SX_M_011 chromosome 2, B_treatae_v1, whole genome shotgun sequence includes these proteins:
- the LOC117167005 gene encoding UPF0430 protein CG31712 isoform X4, protein MGRSRSRSKSPSRRRHKSKHSRKRSKSREKRSSSKYSEKTKERSSKSRKRSHSPSTSTASDVSDDIHIVSHKKRSYRDRERDRKMDEVERLAEMERQRRQREVEQKMVEEEAAKRIEELVQKRVEEELEKRKEEIEAEVQRRVEEAKRAMERQMMEEMEWRQAKLREEEKRREEEERKKREELERIMEENNRKIEEAQKKLAEERLAMVEEQRLMEEERQKMRKEHEKRVKEEQKKILGKNNSRPKLSFTLKPVT, encoded by the exons ATGGGTAGATCAAGATCACGAAGTAAATCACCGAGTAGGCGGCGTCACAAGAGTAAGCATTCACGGAAAAGATCAAAATCTCGTGAGAAACGCTCCAGCAGTAAATATTCGGAAAAAACGAAAGAACGCAGTTCGAAATCTAG AAAAAGGTCACATTCTCCGTCTACAAGTACAGCTTCGGATGTATCCGATGATATTCACATTGTCAGTCACAAGAAGCGTTCCTACAGGGACAGAGAAAGAGATCGCAAAATGGATGAAGTTGAGAGACTGGCGGAAATGGAGAGACAAAG GCGGCAGCGAGAGGTGGAGCAAAAGATGGTTGAGGAGGAAGCTGCGAAACGCATTGAGGAACTTGTACAGAAGAGAGTTGAGGAAGAACTTGAGAAGCGGAAAGAGGAAATCGAAGCTGAAGTTCAAAGGCGGGTTGAAGAGGCTAAGAGAGCCATGGAGCGCCAGATGATGGAGGAAATGGAGTGGCGACAGGCAAAGCTGCGAGAAGAGGAAAAACGAAGAGAG GAGGAAGAGCGGAAAAAGCGCGAGGAACTTGAGAGGATCATGGAGGAGAACAACAGAAAGATCGAGGAAGCACAAAAGAAATTG GCCGAGGAGAGACTCGCAATGGTCGAGGAGCAACGGCTAATGGAAGAAGAGagacaaaaaatgagaaaagaacACGAGAAGCGAGTGAAAGAAGAGCAGAAAAAGATTCTTGGGAAAAATAATTCGAGGCCCAAATTATCTTTTACGCTTAAACCAGTAACGTGA
- the LOC117167005 gene encoding UPF0430 protein CG31712 isoform X2 → MGRSRSRSKSPSRRRHKSKHSRKRSKSREKRSSSKYSEKTKERSSKSRKRSHSPSTSTASDVSDDIHIVSHKKRSYRDRERDRKMDEVERLAEMERQRKKKELTNKILASSAVGRQREVEQKMVEEEAAKRIEELVQKRVEEELEKRKEEIEAEVQRRVEEAKRAMERQMMEEMEWRQAKLREEEKRREEEERKKREELERIMEENNRKIEEAQKKLAEERLAMVEEQRLMEEERQKMRKEHEKRVKEEQKKILGKNNSRPKLSFTLKPVT, encoded by the exons ATGGGTAGATCAAGATCACGAAGTAAATCACCGAGTAGGCGGCGTCACAAGAGTAAGCATTCACGGAAAAGATCAAAATCTCGTGAGAAACGCTCCAGCAGTAAATATTCGGAAAAAACGAAAGAACGCAGTTCGAAATCTAG AAAAAGGTCACATTCTCCGTCTACAAGTACAGCTTCGGATGTATCCGATGATATTCACATTGTCAGTCACAAGAAGCGTTCCTACAGGGACAGAGAAAGAGATCGCAAAATGGATGAAGTTGAGAGACTGGCGGAAATGGAGAGACAAAG GAAAAAGAAAGAGTTAACGAACAAAATCCTCGCGTCGAGTGCGGTTGG GCGGCAGCGAGAGGTGGAGCAAAAGATGGTTGAGGAGGAAGCTGCGAAACGCATTGAGGAACTTGTACAGAAGAGAGTTGAGGAAGAACTTGAGAAGCGGAAAGAGGAAATCGAAGCTGAAGTTCAAAGGCGGGTTGAAGAGGCTAAGAGAGCCATGGAGCGCCAGATGATGGAGGAAATGGAGTGGCGACAGGCAAAGCTGCGAGAAGAGGAAAAACGAAGAGAG GAGGAAGAGCGGAAAAAGCGCGAGGAACTTGAGAGGATCATGGAGGAGAACAACAGAAAGATCGAGGAAGCACAAAAGAAATTG GCCGAGGAGAGACTCGCAATGGTCGAGGAGCAACGGCTAATGGAAGAAGAGagacaaaaaatgagaaaagaacACGAGAAGCGAGTGAAAGAAGAGCAGAAAAAGATTCTTGGGAAAAATAATTCGAGGCCCAAATTATCTTTTACGCTTAAACCAGTAACGTGA
- the LOC117167005 gene encoding UPF0430 protein CG31712 isoform X1, producing MGRSRSRSKSPSRRRHKSKHSRKRSKSREKRSSSKYSEKTKERSSKSRKRSHSPSTSTASDVSDDIHIVSHKKRSYRDRERDRKMDEVERLAEMERQRKKKELTNKILASSAVGLLDIERNARCVSAYRRQREVEQKMVEEEAAKRIEELVQKRVEEELEKRKEEIEAEVQRRVEEAKRAMERQMMEEMEWRQAKLREEEKRREEEERKKREELERIMEENNRKIEEAQKKLAEERLAMVEEQRLMEEERQKMRKEHEKRVKEEQKKILGKNNSRPKLSFTLKPVT from the exons ATGGGTAGATCAAGATCACGAAGTAAATCACCGAGTAGGCGGCGTCACAAGAGTAAGCATTCACGGAAAAGATCAAAATCTCGTGAGAAACGCTCCAGCAGTAAATATTCGGAAAAAACGAAAGAACGCAGTTCGAAATCTAG AAAAAGGTCACATTCTCCGTCTACAAGTACAGCTTCGGATGTATCCGATGATATTCACATTGTCAGTCACAAGAAGCGTTCCTACAGGGACAGAGAAAGAGATCGCAAAATGGATGAAGTTGAGAGACTGGCGGAAATGGAGAGACAAAG GAAAAAGAAAGAGTTAACGAACAAAATCCTCGCGTCGAGTGCGGTTGG ATTATTAGATATAGAAAGAAACGCCCGATGCGTGTCTGCCTACAGGCGGCAGCGAGAGGTGGAGCAAAAGATGGTTGAGGAGGAAGCTGCGAAACGCATTGAGGAACTTGTACAGAAGAGAGTTGAGGAAGAACTTGAGAAGCGGAAAGAGGAAATCGAAGCTGAAGTTCAAAGGCGGGTTGAAGAGGCTAAGAGAGCCATGGAGCGCCAGATGATGGAGGAAATGGAGTGGCGACAGGCAAAGCTGCGAGAAGAGGAAAAACGAAGAGAG GAGGAAGAGCGGAAAAAGCGCGAGGAACTTGAGAGGATCATGGAGGAGAACAACAGAAAGATCGAGGAAGCACAAAAGAAATTG GCCGAGGAGAGACTCGCAATGGTCGAGGAGCAACGGCTAATGGAAGAAGAGagacaaaaaatgagaaaagaacACGAGAAGCGAGTGAAAGAAGAGCAGAAAAAGATTCTTGGGAAAAATAATTCGAGGCCCAAATTATCTTTTACGCTTAAACCAGTAACGTGA
- the LOC117167005 gene encoding UPF0430 protein CG31712 isoform X3: protein MGRSRSRSKSPSRRRHKSKHSRKRSKSREKRSSSKYSEKTKERSSKSRKRSHSPSTSTASDVSDDIHIVSHKKRSYRDRERDRKMDEVERLAEMERQRLLDIERNARCVSAYRRQREVEQKMVEEEAAKRIEELVQKRVEEELEKRKEEIEAEVQRRVEEAKRAMERQMMEEMEWRQAKLREEEKRREEEERKKREELERIMEENNRKIEEAQKKLAEERLAMVEEQRLMEEERQKMRKEHEKRVKEEQKKILGKNNSRPKLSFTLKPVT, encoded by the exons ATGGGTAGATCAAGATCACGAAGTAAATCACCGAGTAGGCGGCGTCACAAGAGTAAGCATTCACGGAAAAGATCAAAATCTCGTGAGAAACGCTCCAGCAGTAAATATTCGGAAAAAACGAAAGAACGCAGTTCGAAATCTAG AAAAAGGTCACATTCTCCGTCTACAAGTACAGCTTCGGATGTATCCGATGATATTCACATTGTCAGTCACAAGAAGCGTTCCTACAGGGACAGAGAAAGAGATCGCAAAATGGATGAAGTTGAGAGACTGGCGGAAATGGAGAGACAAAG ATTATTAGATATAGAAAGAAACGCCCGATGCGTGTCTGCCTACAGGCGGCAGCGAGAGGTGGAGCAAAAGATGGTTGAGGAGGAAGCTGCGAAACGCATTGAGGAACTTGTACAGAAGAGAGTTGAGGAAGAACTTGAGAAGCGGAAAGAGGAAATCGAAGCTGAAGTTCAAAGGCGGGTTGAAGAGGCTAAGAGAGCCATGGAGCGCCAGATGATGGAGGAAATGGAGTGGCGACAGGCAAAGCTGCGAGAAGAGGAAAAACGAAGAGAG GAGGAAGAGCGGAAAAAGCGCGAGGAACTTGAGAGGATCATGGAGGAGAACAACAGAAAGATCGAGGAAGCACAAAAGAAATTG GCCGAGGAGAGACTCGCAATGGTCGAGGAGCAACGGCTAATGGAAGAAGAGagacaaaaaatgagaaaagaacACGAGAAGCGAGTGAAAGAAGAGCAGAAAAAGATTCTTGGGAAAAATAATTCGAGGCCCAAATTATCTTTTACGCTTAAACCAGTAACGTGA